Genomic DNA from Candidatus Thermoplasmatota archaeon:
ATAATAATGGATATTGTCAGCGCCGTAATAATTGCATACAACTGGTGGTTTCCCGAATCGATCATTAAACATGTCCCATTGCTTGACAGGGGATATGAATTGCTGCATAAAAAAGCTGAGAAATTTAGGAAGAGAAAGTTGCTCACGCTGAGTTTAGTTCTTTTTATGGTAGTCCCCTTACAGGGAAGCGGGGGGATAAGCACGCCTATCCTTGCAAGATTGCTTGGTATAAACGCAAAGAAAACGATCATGATTGTTTTTACCGGCTCTTCGATAACAACCACATTATTTATTCTCTCCTGGCTCGGGATTTTGGATTTCCTGAAAACGATACTATAAATTTTTATATCCAAATGGAATTTCATTCCATGGCGGTGCTTGTTACTGGGGGAGCAGGATTTATCGGCAGTCATCTGATAGACGCTCTGATCGGCAAGGGGCATGAAGTAAAATGCATAGATAACTTTTCTTCCGGGAGGAAAGAATTCATAGAGCACAGCATGGAAAATGGGCTCGATCTAATGGAAGGTGATCTGCTTAACAGGAATGATATAAAAAGGGCACTGAAAGAATGTGATACGGTGTTTCATCTTGCAGCCAATCCCGATGTCCGCCTCGGTGTTGAGGATACAAATGTCCATCTCGAGCAGAATATTATCGCCACGTACAACCTCCTTGAGGAAATGCGTGAGGCAGGTGTTAAAAAAATTGCATTCACCTCTTCTTCCACAGTTTATGGTGATGCAGGGCAGATACCAACTCCTGAAAATTATGGGCCGCTTATCCCAATATCCCTTTATGGTGCCTCCAAACTGGCAGCAGAGGGTTTGATATCTTCATATTGCTGTACATTTGATATGCAGTCCACGATATACAGATTTGCAAATGTTGTCGGGCCGAGAAGCACCCACGGAGTCACTTACGATTTTATAAAAAAATTGAGGATCAATCCCGACATACTCGAAATACTTGGGGACGGCAGCCAAAAAAAATCTTACCTGTATATATCTGACTGCATAGAAGCCATGCTTTTTGGCATGGAAAAAAGCGAGAGCAAGGTAGAAATATTCAATATCGGCTCGGAAGACTGGATTGATGTACGGAGAATAGCAGATATAATATCTGAGGAAATGGCTCTCTCCCCCGACTACAAATTTACGGGCGGCGTCGACGGCGGGAGGGGCTGGAAGGGAGACGTGAAGGTTATGTGTCTTTCCATAGATAAACTTAAAAATTTGGGGTGGAGCCCGCGGTATGGAAGCGAGCAGTCAATAAGAATGACCGCCAGATGGCTCATCAATCACATTTAA
This window encodes:
- a CDS encoding NAD-dependent epimerase/dehydratase family protein; protein product: MAVLVTGGAGFIGSHLIDALIGKGHEVKCIDNFSSGRKEFIEHSMENGLDLMEGDLLNRNDIKRALKECDTVFHLAANPDVRLGVEDTNVHLEQNIIATYNLLEEMREAGVKKIAFTSSSTVYGDAGQIPTPENYGPLIPISLYGASKLAAEGLISSYCCTFDMQSTIYRFANVVGPRSTHGVTYDFIKKLRINPDILEILGDGSQKKSYLYISDCIEAMLFGMEKSESKVEIFNIGSEDWIDVRRIADIISEEMALSPDYKFTGGVDGGRGWKGDVKVMCLSIDKLKNLGWSPRYGSEQSIRMTARWLINHI
- a CDS encoding small multi-drug export protein, whose protein sequence is MVKMEIKMMFPRLVRDAYNQFQSIKNNLGILYKFLIFVTPFLTIAYYFIFILDYLPGDVAGAYGALTVAYLFPPAGKESIIPAMLASGIPPWVVWGTMIIMDIVSAVIIAYNWWFPESIIKHVPLLDRGYELLHKKAEKFRKRKLLTLSLVLFMVVPLQGSGGISTPILARLLGINAKKTIMIVFTGSSITTTLFILSWLGILDFLKTIL